One part of the Diceros bicornis minor isolate mBicDic1 chromosome 38, mDicBic1.mat.cur, whole genome shotgun sequence genome encodes these proteins:
- the LOC131399404 gene encoding CSC1-like protein 1, whose protein sequence is MSVLGRQGIGHQPDDSYCYNLAKNGTVLQGVNFGGIPTVLLVDVSCFLVLILIFSIIRKRCCDYGRIALESGANSGSRFQRLSSSSFSGQYDFESEQVGI, encoded by the exons ATGTCCGTCCTTGGGCGGCAGGGCATTGGACACCAGCCCGATGACTCCTACTGCTACAACTTGGCCAAAAATGGCACTGTGCTCCAGGGGGTCAACTTCGGTGGCATCCCCACTGTCCTGCTCGTAGACGTCTCCTGCTTCCTG gttttaaTATTGATATTTTCCATTATAAGAAAAAGATGCTGCGATTATGGCCGTATTGCCTTGGAGTCAGGAGCAAACAG TGGGTCCAGATTCCAGAGATTGTCATCGTCTTCCTTCTCAGGGCAATACGACTTTGAAAGCGAGCAGGTTGGTATCTGA